In Eriocheir sinensis breed Jianghai 21 chromosome 8, ASM2467909v1, whole genome shotgun sequence, the following proteins share a genomic window:
- the LOC126995497 gene encoding zwei Ig domain protein zig-8-like — MLRGAPWLPALLLDTLLSVLSVVGHASGGFTLEQGIPHFNTKPYFLPPPARNVTALEGQSAYLHCRVAQLGDKKVSWIRRRDLHVLTSGVHTFASDQRFLALHADRSENWTLQIRFSQVRDTGDYQCQVNTDPRISMLFTLNVLEAATLMEGSDQRYVRAGSTIQLTCSTSIASQPPGLLYWYRDTEILKHGGRVNISTSLEDETVSRLLVHGASVNDSGNYTCWPTKFLPASVMVHVIPEENAAAKSHSTASNGAGSSTTSTGTTARASSIATRGLLLPFLLSLLFTLPKLTTRTETATTLSITAATTASAASTTTCTTSTPATDSVTSSLRRGQTMRREVPER, encoded by the exons ATGCTCCGTGGCGCCCCCTGGCTGCCGGCGCTCCTCCTGGACACCCTTCTCTCCGTGCTGTCCGTCGTGGGCCACGCCTCAGGAG GCTTCACGCTGGAGCAGGGCATCCCACACTTCAACACCAAGCCCTACTTCCTCCCGCCTCCCGCCCGCAACGTGACGGCGCTGGAGGGACAGTCGGCCTACCTCCACTGCCGTGTCGCTCAGCTGGGAGataagaag gtgtcgtggatcaggcgaCGGGACCTTCACGTGCTCACATCCGGCGTGCACACCTTCGCCTCTGATCAGCGGTTCCTAGCACTGCACGCCGATCGCTCCGAGAACTGGACGCTACAAATCAG GTTCAGCCAGGTGCGCGACACGGGCGACTACCAGTGCCAGGTGAACACTGACCCGAGGATATCCATGCTGTTTACCCTCAACGTTCTAG AGGCCGCCACCCTGATGGAAGGCTCGGACCAGCGCTACGTGAGGGCGGGCAGCACCATCCAGCTCACCTGCAGCACGTCCATCGCCTCCCAGCCCCCAG GACTCCTCTACTGGTATCGCGACACGGAGATCCTAAAGCACGGAGGGCGCGTCAACATCAGCACGAGCCTCGAGGATGAGACCGTCAGCAGGCTCCTCGTGCACGGCGCCTCTGTCAACGACTCCGGCAACTACACGTGCTGGCCCACCAAGTTTCTGCCGGCCTCCGTCATGGTGCACGTGATACCGG AGGAGAACGCAGCTGCCAAGTCCCATAGTACAGCCAGCAACGGCGCCGGCAGCTCAACCACCTCCACGGGCACCACGGCAAGAGCTTCCTCCATAGCAACCCGCGgcctcctgctccccttcctgCTGTCGCTCCTATTCACCCTCCCAAAGCTCACCACTAGAACCGAGACAGCCACCACACTCagcatcaccgccgccaccactgcctcggccgccagtaccaccacctgcaccaccagtACTCCTGCCACAGACTCCGTAACTAGCTCTCTCAGGCGGGGACAGACGATGAGACGGGAGGTGCCGGAGAGATAG